In Deltaproteobacteria bacterium GWC2_55_46, a single window of DNA contains:
- a CDS encoding DNA ligase (NAD(+)) LigA: MEENEAIAEIERLREEINFHNYRYYVLDSPVVTDAEYDRLMKRLQGLERDFPHLVTLDSPTRRVGEKPVAAFGTIRHTLPMLSLANAFAAEEAVDFDARIKRQLGLGADEPIEYVGEPKLDGLAVELVYENGVFLKGSTRGDGVVGEDITQNLRTIRSVPLKLTGHAPRYIEIRGEVFIPLDAFRKINREREAKGEPLFANPRNAAAGSVRQLDPKITAGRPLDIYCYGHGAAEGVDFKTHHEALLLIKKLGLKVNPHIKILTGIERAIEYHDEMEEKREGLDYELDGVVLKVNNLGLQIKLGVITRSPRWALAYKFAPKQESTRVRDIEIGVGRTGALTPVALLEPVSVGGVTIERATLHNLDEIERKDVRAGDTVIVQRAGDVIPEVLTVIKEKRPAHTVQFRMPERCPECDSTVERVGAIHYCTGGLLCPKQLKESIRHFASKRAMDIDGMGDKHVEQFVDSGHLKDVADIYVNLTPDKLKELAKWKDKSISNLQGAIEKSKRPTLERLIYALGIKGVGEHMARVLAKKFGAIEDLMAAAEEELLRVPEVGPETSMSIVDFFREEHNIQVIEKLRKSGVVFPRETRAETGVLSGKVVLFTGGLKSFTRDEAKDLVEALGGEAASSVSKKVDIVVAGEEPGSKYDKAKELGLKIIDEEEFRKMVGW, translated from the coding sequence ATGGAAGAAAATGAGGCTATAGCTGAAATAGAGAGATTGAGGGAAGAGATAAACTTCCACAATTATCGCTACTACGTACTGGACAGCCCCGTGGTAACGGATGCCGAGTACGACCGGCTCATGAAAAGGCTCCAGGGGCTTGAAAGAGATTTTCCTCATCTCGTTACCCTTGATTCTCCGACCAGAAGGGTAGGGGAGAAGCCTGTGGCCGCCTTTGGCACCATAAGGCACACGCTACCCATGCTGTCGCTCGCGAACGCCTTTGCCGCCGAAGAGGCCGTGGATTTCGACGCCAGGATTAAAAGGCAGCTCGGGCTGGGGGCGGATGAGCCGATAGAGTACGTCGGAGAGCCCAAGTTGGACGGGCTGGCCGTCGAGCTGGTCTATGAGAACGGGGTCTTTTTGAAAGGGTCTACCAGGGGAGACGGTGTCGTGGGCGAGGACATAACCCAGAACCTGAGGACGATACGCTCCGTGCCGCTCAAGCTCACAGGCCATGCTCCAAGGTATATAGAGATAAGGGGGGAGGTCTTTATCCCCCTCGACGCATTCAGGAAAATAAACAGGGAGCGCGAGGCAAAGGGCGAACCCCTTTTCGCCAACCCGAGGAACGCGGCGGCTGGCTCCGTTCGCCAGCTCGACCCGAAGATAACTGCAGGAAGGCCCCTTGATATCTACTGCTACGGCCATGGGGCAGCCGAAGGCGTCGACTTTAAGACGCATCATGAAGCGCTTCTTCTTATCAAGAAGCTGGGGCTTAAGGTAAACCCGCATATAAAGATACTCACGGGCATCGAGCGGGCTATCGAATACCATGACGAGATGGAGGAAAAGAGGGAAGGGCTCGATTATGAGCTGGACGGGGTCGTTCTCAAGGTAAACAACCTCGGCCTGCAGATAAAGCTCGGCGTTATCACAAGGAGCCCGCGCTGGGCCCTGGCATATAAATTTGCCCCAAAGCAGGAATCGACGAGGGTCAGGGATATCGAAATCGGGGTCGGCAGGACCGGCGCGCTTACGCCTGTGGCGTTGCTTGAACCGGTCTCGGTCGGGGGGGTGACCATAGAAAGGGCGACACTTCATAACCTCGACGAGATAGAGAGGAAGGACGTCAGGGCAGGAGATACGGTCATAGTGCAGCGGGCGGGGGACGTAATACCGGAGGTGCTGACGGTCATAAAGGAGAAAAGGCCGGCGCATACGGTCCAGTTCCGTATGCCTGAGAGATGCCCTGAGTGCGATTCCACGGTTGAAAGGGTCGGGGCCATACACTATTGCACGGGGGGGTTACTATGCCCCAAGCAGCTCAAGGAGAGCATAAGGCATTTTGCCTCAAAGCGGGCGATGGACATAGATGGCATGGGAGACAAGCATGTGGAGCAGTTCGTGGACTCTGGCCACCTTAAAGACGTGGCTGATATCTATGTTAACCTCACCCCGGATAAACTTAAAGAGCTCGCCAAATGGAAGGACAAATCCATCTCGAACCTCCAAGGGGCCATCGAAAAGAGCAAGCGTCCTACCCTTGAGAGGCTCATCTACGCCCTCGGCATAAAAGGTGTAGGAGAGCATATGGCGAGGGTGCTCGCCAAGAAGTTCGGCGCAATCGAAGACCTGATGGCCGCCGCCGAAGAGGAGCTTTTGCGCGTGCCTGAAGTCGGCCCGGAGACCTCGATGTCTATAGTGGATTTTTTCCGGGAAGAGCACAATATCCAGGTCATAGAGAAGCTCAGGAAGTCCGGTGTCGTATTCCCGAGGGAAACGAGGGCTGAAACCGGAGTTCTTTCCGGCAAGGTCGTTCTTTTTACCGGGGGGCTAAAGTCCTTTACAAGGGACGAGGCAAAGGACCTGGTCGAGGCCCTTGGCGGCGAGGCCGCGTCGTCTGTTTCAAAAAAGGTCGATATCGTGGTCGCTGGAGAGGAGCCGGGCTCAAAGTACGACAAGGCGAAGGAGCTGGGGCTTAAGATAATAGACGAAGAAGAGTTCAGGAAGATGGTAGGCTGGTAG
- a CDS encoding 50S ribosomal protein L13, producing the protein MKTFIPKVDANAKKWYLVDAKGQTLGRLAASIATVLRGKHKPTFTPHIDTGDFVVVINAEKVGVTGQKMTDKIYYHHSMYPGGLKSVPLSKIMSEKPEEAIKKAVWGMLPKGPLGRDMLKKLKVYAGENHPHQAQGPAALAFK; encoded by the coding sequence ATGAAGACTTTTATTCCCAAAGTAGACGCTAATGCGAAGAAGTGGTATCTTGTTGACGCGAAGGGGCAGACCCTCGGAAGGCTTGCCGCCAGCATTGCCACCGTATTGAGGGGCAAGCACAAGCCCACTTTCACTCCTCATATCGACACCGGTGACTTCGTCGTTGTCATCAACGCCGAGAAGGTCGGCGTGACCGGCCAGAAGATGACCGACAAGATATATTATCACCACAGCATGTATCCGGGCGGGCTCAAGTCGGTGCCCTTAAGCAAGATCATGTCCGAAAAGCCGGAGGAGGCCATTAAAAAGGCCGTATGGGGCATGCTTCCGAAAGGCCCACTCGGCAGGGACATGCTGAAGAAGCTCAAGGTATATGCCGGGGAGAACCACCCCCACCAGGCCCAGGGGCCCGCTGCCCTGGCCTTTAAATAA
- a CDS encoding 30S ribosomal protein S9, producing MADIFSAVGRRKTSVARVRLLTGAGDITVNRKAVAEFFSRDTLRSIVKQPLELTSTSGKFSVIANVAGGGESGQAGAVRHGIARALCLADSSFRGVLKKAGLITRDPRMKERKKYGQKGARKRFQFSKR from the coding sequence ATGGCAGACATATTCAGCGCTGTAGGAAGACGCAAGACCTCTGTAGCGAGGGTCCGGCTCCTTACCGGGGCAGGCGATATAACCGTAAACAGGAAGGCCGTGGCCGAGTTCTTCAGCCGTGACACGCTGAGGAGCATCGTAAAGCAGCCCCTTGAGCTTACCAGCACCTCCGGCAAATTCAGCGTCATCGCCAATGTCGCTGGCGGCGGCGAGAGCGGCCAGGCCGGCGCCGTAAGGCACGGCATCGCCAGGGCGCTTTGCCTCGCGGACAGCTCCTTCAGGGGCGTACTCAAGAAGGCGGGGCTCATCACCAGGGACCCGAGGATGAAGGAAAGAAAGAAGTACGGACAGAAGGGCGCCAGGAAGAGGTTCCAGTTCTCCAAGAGGTAA
- a CDS encoding N-acetyl-gamma-glutamyl-phosphate reductase — translation MKVAIFGASGYTGLELLRILATHKDARVIEATSRQYKGKPIPEVFPALRGFYDHLAFSDPEDVRTVEADIAFSALPHGASQEIVPELLKRCRVIDLSADFRLRDPKVYSAWYGEHLSAGLLSTAVYGLPELYREKIKGAQLVANPGCYPTSAILALAPLARKGLIVEGSVIIDSKSGVSGAGRGANTDTSYVEVAGAFKAYKVGCHRHTPEIEQELSAAAGMSLGVRFTPHLLPVSRGILTTAYADIKEALPSSGLHALYSDFYSGERFVRLLPDGKFPDISHVRGSNFCDLGLFVEGKRVIAVSAIDNLVKGASGQAVQNMNIMLGLQEDTALLTPPLSV, via the coding sequence ATGAAAGTCGCGATCTTTGGGGCAAGCGGTTATACCGGGCTCGAGCTTTTAAGGATCCTCGCTACACATAAGGACGCTCGGGTCATCGAGGCCACCTCCAGGCAGTACAAGGGTAAGCCGATCCCGGAGGTCTTCCCGGCGCTCCGTGGCTTCTACGACCACCTCGCCTTCAGCGACCCTGAGGACGTAAGGACGGTAGAGGCCGATATCGCCTTCAGCGCCCTGCCCCACGGGGCATCCCAGGAGATAGTGCCTGAGCTCCTTAAGCGATGCCGGGTCATCGACCTGAGCGCGGACTTTCGCCTGCGCGACCCAAAGGTCTACTCAGCCTGGTATGGCGAGCACCTCTCGGCTGGGCTTCTTTCGACTGCCGTCTACGGCCTCCCCGAGCTCTACAGGGAGAAGATAAAGGGCGCGCAACTTGTAGCCAACCCCGGCTGCTATCCCACGAGCGCGATACTCGCGCTCGCGCCTCTGGCCAGGAAGGGGCTTATCGTCGAAGGGTCGGTCATAATCGATTCAAAGAGCGGGGTGTCGGGCGCTGGCAGGGGCGCGAATACAGATACCTCTTACGTTGAAGTCGCGGGCGCCTTCAAGGCTTACAAGGTGGGCTGCCACAGGCATACCCCGGAGATAGAACAGGAGCTTTCGGCCGCAGCCGGCATGAGTCTTGGCGTGCGTTTCACCCCGCATCTCCTGCCAGTGTCTCGCGGCATACTCACGACGGCTTATGCCGATATTAAAGAGGCGCTCCCGTCAAGCGGCCTTCATGCCCTCTACAGTGATTTCTACTCTGGCGAGAGGTTTGTAAGGCTGCTGCCCGATGGCAAGTTCCCGGACATAAGCCATGTGCGCGGGTCGAACTTCTGCGACCTGGGCCTTTTTGTGGAGGGTAAACGGGTGATAGCCGTCTCGGCCATAGATAACCTCGTGAAGGGCGCTTCAGGCCAGGCCGTACAGAACATGAACATCATGCTCGGCCTGCAAGAAGATACCGCTCTCCTCACCCCGCCCCTTTCGGTCTGA
- a CDS encoding fructose 1,6-bisphosphatase (catalyzes the formation of fructose-6-phosphate from fructose-1,6-bisphosphate), which yields MADEKVTLSVFTADVGGFVGHVSSHPEVLDTAKERLYTAGTKGKISDFHILRCGDDINLVITHLRGTDDREIHALAWDTFLACRETAEELKLYGAKRGMLEDFTGNIKCMGPGAAEIEFAERTSEPVLVFLSNKTSVGSWNLALYKIFADPFNTSGLVSDAAMLNGFTFRLLDIREERTVEISTPEELHILLALAGSTSRYIITSVSRRSDGEIAAAISSEKYDVLAGKIGARCEPAMLVRCQSGFPAVGEVMEAFTLPYLVSGWMRYSHIGPLMPVPFYEANPTRFDGPPRVISAGFQISGSRLIGPHDMFDDPSFDEARRLANKSTEYLRRHGPFQPHRLPEGEAEYSLLPIILDKIKDRFRKV from the coding sequence ATGGCCGATGAGAAAGTAACATTGAGTGTTTTTACCGCCGACGTGGGCGGCTTTGTCGGCCATGTCAGCAGCCATCCGGAAGTGCTTGATACCGCTAAAGAAAGGCTGTACACGGCCGGCACCAAAGGAAAGATATCCGATTTCCATATCTTAAGATGCGGCGACGACATAAACCTTGTCATCACTCATTTAAGAGGGACCGACGACAGGGAGATACATGCCCTTGCCTGGGATACGTTCCTTGCCTGCAGGGAGACTGCGGAAGAGCTCAAGCTCTATGGCGCGAAAAGGGGGATGCTCGAGGACTTTACCGGGAACATAAAGTGCATGGGCCCTGGCGCGGCAGAGATCGAGTTCGCCGAACGCACAAGCGAGCCCGTACTCGTCTTTCTCTCCAACAAGACCTCTGTCGGCTCATGGAACCTCGCCCTCTACAAGATCTTCGCAGACCCGTTCAACACATCAGGGCTTGTCTCCGACGCGGCCATGCTCAATGGGTTCACCTTCAGGTTGCTCGATATCAGGGAAGAGCGGACGGTTGAGATCTCAACACCCGAAGAGCTGCACATACTCCTTGCGCTCGCCGGCTCCACGTCGAGGTACATTATCACCTCGGTCTCGAGGCGCTCGGACGGGGAGATAGCAGCCGCCATCTCATCCGAAAAATACGACGTCTTGGCCGGCAAGATAGGCGCCAGATGCGAACCGGCCATGCTGGTGCGCTGCCAGAGCGGGTTCCCGGCTGTGGGAGAGGTCATGGAGGCGTTCACGCTGCCTTACCTTGTATCCGGCTGGATGAGGTACTCCCATATCGGCCCCTTGATGCCGGTCCCTTTTTACGAGGCGAACCCGACGAGGTTCGACGGCCCTCCCAGGGTCATATCAGCCGGGTTTCAGATATCGGGCTCCAGGCTCATAGGCCCGCACGACATGTTCGACGACCCGAGCTTTGACGAGGCCAGAAGGCTTGCCAACAAGTCTACAGAGTACCTGCGCAGGCATGGCCCTTTCCAGCCTCACAGGCTCCCGGAGGGGGAAGCGGAGTACTCCTTGCTGCCGATAATCCTCGATAAGATAAAAGACAGGTTCAGGAAGGTCTAA
- a CDS encoding AmmeMemoRadiSam system radical SAM enzyme, with amino-acid sequence MREARLYSKAEGEIVNCVLCAFRCRIKDGHRGVCGVRENIGGVLYTHTWGCLVAEQIDPIEKKPLYHFQPSSRSFSIATAGCNFRCLHCQNSEISQMPRDEKQILGEETTPEEIVAEAYETGCSSISYTYTEPTIFFEFAQDICVLASGKGLKNVFVTNGYMTKECLDEMNGILDAANVDVKSFSDSFYKKVCGARLAPVLESIERMRKIGVWVEITTLLIPGMNDSDEELKEIARWIFKTDKSMPWHISAFHPAYKMTDIPPTPLSTLERARAIGLDEGLRYVYTGNIPNHKGESTWCYRCGALLIERRGFVVSKNDIADSKCPKCGSIIDGVDL; translated from the coding sequence ATGAGGGAAGCAAGACTTTATTCAAAAGCCGAAGGAGAGATAGTAAACTGCGTTCTGTGCGCCTTCCGCTGCCGCATAAAGGACGGCCATCGAGGCGTATGCGGCGTGCGTGAGAACATCGGCGGAGTGCTTTACACGCACACCTGGGGGTGCCTTGTCGCGGAGCAGATAGACCCGATCGAAAAGAAACCACTTTACCACTTCCAGCCCTCCTCGCGTTCATTTTCCATAGCGACCGCGGGATGCAACTTCAGGTGCCTCCATTGCCAGAACTCAGAGATATCCCAGATGCCGAGGGACGAAAAACAGATCCTCGGCGAGGAAACCACACCTGAAGAGATCGTTGCCGAGGCGTACGAGACAGGCTGCTCGAGCATCTCTTATACTTACACCGAACCGACCATCTTCTTCGAGTTCGCACAGGATATCTGCGTACTCGCCAGTGGAAAGGGGCTGAAGAACGTCTTTGTCACAAACGGCTACATGACAAAGGAATGCCTGGATGAGATGAACGGCATACTCGACGCTGCCAACGTCGACGTGAAATCCTTCAGCGACTCGTTCTATAAAAAGGTCTGCGGCGCCAGGCTCGCGCCTGTGCTCGAATCGATCGAGCGCATGAGGAAGATCGGGGTCTGGGTGGAGATAACCACCCTTCTCATCCCGGGGATGAACGACAGCGACGAAGAGCTTAAAGAGATAGCCAGATGGATATTCAAGACCGACAAGAGCATGCCCTGGCACATAAGCGCCTTCCATCCAGCGTATAAGATGACGGACATCCCGCCTACCCCCTTATCTACCCTTGAGAGGGCCCGCGCCATAGGGCTCGACGAAGGCCTCAGGTATGTCTACACCGGCAATATCCCGAACCACAAGGGAGAGTCGACCTGGTGCTACAGATGCGGAGCCCTCCTTATTGAACGCCGCGGGTTCGTTGTCAGTAAAAACGATATCGCTGACTCGAAATGCCCAAAGTGCGGCTCCATAATAGATGGGGTCGATCTTTAA
- a CDS encoding RNA 3'-terminal-phosphate cyclase — protein sequence MLRTALSLASVTGLSMRLFNIRAGRAHPGLQPQHIQSARAAAYITGGELKGDLPGSMSITYIPGRPRAGRYFFDVGTAGSAGLVFQTVAPALFFAPAPSGVTIKGGTHVPWSPPTDYLEEVFLPAISPMGLHARLNTAARGYYPAGGGSITASISPAKAPASLLQIIERGRLEKIKIISAVSNLPISIAERQIKGAISRLLEFSSLIEAASIEAPSPGRGTSVFILACYENLRAGFTALGARGKRAETVGAEAAEDFISYATGLGALDNHLSDQVLIYMALAGGRSFYSASQITGHLLTNIHVIEKFLPVKFHVEGNAGQVGLVRVDGAGFS from the coding sequence ATGCTCCGGACCGCCTTGAGCCTGGCCTCCGTAACAGGTCTGTCTATGCGCCTTTTTAACATCAGGGCTGGCAGGGCTCACCCCGGGCTACAACCCCAGCACATACAGAGCGCCAGGGCGGCCGCATACATAACAGGCGGTGAATTAAAGGGCGACCTTCCCGGCTCGATGTCCATAACATACATCCCAGGCAGGCCCAGGGCCGGGAGATATTTTTTTGACGTAGGGACAGCTGGCTCCGCCGGACTGGTATTCCAGACCGTCGCGCCTGCGCTCTTCTTCGCGCCCGCCCCATCAGGCGTCACCATAAAAGGCGGCACCCATGTCCCATGGAGCCCGCCGACAGACTACCTTGAAGAGGTCTTCCTTCCGGCGATATCGCCGATGGGCCTGCATGCGCGCCTCAATACCGCGGCACGCGGCTATTATCCAGCCGGCGGCGGCTCGATAACGGCTTCGATAAGCCCTGCCAAAGCCCCGGCCTCACTCTTACAGATAATAGAGCGCGGCAGGCTTGAAAAAATCAAGATAATATCCGCTGTCTCAAACCTTCCGATCTCGATCGCCGAGCGCCAGATAAAAGGCGCCATCTCAAGGCTCCTTGAGTTTTCATCGCTGATAGAGGCTGCCTCTATCGAGGCGCCTTCACCGGGAAGGGGCACCTCGGTATTCATACTCGCCTGCTACGAAAACCTGAGGGCCGGGTTCACCGCCCTCGGCGCCAGGGGCAAAAGGGCCGAGACGGTAGGGGCTGAGGCTGCTGAAGATTTTATCTCCTACGCCACAGGACTGGGCGCCCTCGACAACCACCTCTCTGACCAGGTCCTCATTTACATGGCCCTTGCAGGCGGACGCTCCTTTTATAGCGCGTCTCAAATAACCGGCCACCTGCTTACCAATATCCACGTTATCGAAAAATTCCTGCCCGTTAAGTTCCATGTGGAAGGCAATGCAGGGCAAGTGGGGCTTGTGCGCGTAGATGGCGCGGGATTTTCCTGA
- a CDS encoding O-acetyl-ADP-ribose deacetylase, with protein MEAKIDGRISLVKGDITLEETDVIVNAANSRLAGGGGVDGAIHRAGGPRIMDECRKIGSCPTGSAVITSGGELKARYVIHTVGPIYKDGAHNEPMLLESAYRTSLKLALDKGLQSVSFPSISTGAYGFPIEEASRIALSTVIDFLKKNGNPSLVRFILFSDKDYAVYSRTLSSLLP; from the coding sequence ATGGAAGCGAAGATAGACGGCAGGATCTCCCTTGTAAAAGGCGACATAACCCTTGAAGAGACGGACGTCATCGTAAATGCCGCCAACAGCAGGCTTGCGGGCGGCGGCGGGGTAGACGGCGCTATACACAGGGCCGGCGGCCCCAGGATAATGGACGAGTGCAGAAAGATCGGCAGTTGTCCTACCGGGAGCGCTGTCATCACAAGCGGCGGAGAGCTCAAGGCCAGATACGTCATCCATACCGTCGGGCCCATCTACAAGGACGGAGCGCATAACGAGCCCATGCTCCTTGAGAGCGCGTACCGCACAAGCTTAAAGCTCGCCCTCGACAAGGGGCTTCAATCCGTCTCCTTCCCCTCCATAAGCACAGGGGCCTATGGCTTCCCGATAGAAGAGGCATCCCGCATAGCGCTCTCCACTGTGATCGACTTCCTTAAAAAGAACGGCAATCCTTCCCTCGTGCGTTTTATCCTCTTCTCTGACAAGGATTACGCGGTCTACAGCCGCACACTCTCAAGCCTGCTGCCTTAG
- a CDS encoding ABC transporter yields MGYTMRHLYLYKRSLPRLMEIFYWPVLDLLVWGFVTVYLSRQEGALPGFVTFFIGALILWDMLFRSQQGISVSFLEDVWSRNLLNIFVSPLSATEYILSLLFLSVIKLILTSTVMVSLAWLLYSFNIFVLGFSFVPLVLNLIVMGWAVGIVTTALILRFGQEAEVLAWGVALLFQPISAVFYPVAVLPWFLRVAANLTPAAHVFEGMRMVLSTGIFPARELIWAAGLNAVYVILSVAFFYWNFRVAKRKGLLAKVGE; encoded by the coding sequence ATGGGCTACACCATGCGCCACCTGTATCTCTATAAAAGGAGCTTGCCGAGGCTCATGGAGATCTTCTATTGGCCGGTGCTGGACCTGCTTGTCTGGGGCTTCGTTACAGTCTATCTTTCAAGGCAGGAGGGCGCTCTCCCCGGCTTCGTGACGTTTTTCATAGGGGCCCTCATCCTGTGGGACATGCTCTTCAGGAGCCAGCAGGGGATATCGGTTTCTTTCCTCGAGGACGTATGGTCGAGGAACCTCCTGAATATCTTCGTAAGCCCCCTGAGCGCTACCGAGTACATATTGTCTCTTTTGTTCCTGAGCGTGATAAAGCTCATCCTCACCTCTACGGTGATGGTCTCTCTCGCCTGGCTCCTTTACAGCTTCAACATCTTCGTCCTGGGCTTTTCGTTCGTGCCGCTGGTATTAAACCTCATAGTGATGGGCTGGGCCGTGGGCATAGTGACGACCGCGCTGATATTGAGGTTCGGGCAGGAGGCGGAAGTGCTCGCGTGGGGCGTAGCGCTCCTCTTTCAGCCGATTTCGGCGGTCTTCTACCCTGTGGCGGTGCTGCCATGGTTCCTCAGGGTGGCCGCGAACCTTACCCCGGCGGCCCACGTTTTCGAAGGCATGAGGATGGTCTTAAGTACAGGCATATTCCCGGCAAGGGAGCTTATCTGGGCCGCCGGGCTCAACGCGGTCTATGTGATCCTGTCGGTAGCTTTCTTCTACTGGAACTTCAGGGTGGCCAAAAGGAAGGGCCTTCTTGCGAAGGTCGGGGAGTGA
- a CDS encoding ABC transporter ATP-binding protein — translation MGTIVEVKGLTKVFNGYKKAVDDISFEMYEGEILGLIGPNGAGKTTTLQMLLGLTTPTGGDIRIFGLDIRTEREKILGQVNFSSSYISLPYALTVEENLTVFSRLYGISGRKARIRELLSTFEILEIKDTPTRRLSSGQITRVCLCKALLNNPRILFLDEPTASLDPDIADKTRTLLKKIKVEHGLSILYTSHNMKEMEEMCDRVIFMDKGRIIAAGRPESIIKRFGGRSLEEVFIKIARPGQ, via the coding sequence ATGGGCACGATAGTAGAGGTGAAGGGGCTTACGAAGGTCTTTAACGGCTACAAAAAGGCCGTTGACGACATCTCCTTTGAGATGTATGAGGGCGAGATACTCGGCCTCATAGGGCCCAACGGAGCCGGCAAGACCACGACCCTTCAGATGCTCCTCGGGCTTACGACACCGACCGGAGGCGATATCAGGATATTCGGGCTGGACATAAGGACCGAGAGGGAGAAGATACTGGGGCAGGTCAACTTCTCTTCATCGTATATATCGCTGCCTTACGCGCTTACCGTAGAGGAGAACCTGACGGTCTTCTCAAGGCTCTACGGCATCTCAGGCCGCAAGGCCCGGATAAGGGAGCTTCTTTCCACCTTCGAGATACTGGAGATCAAGGATACCCCTACACGAAGGCTCTCATCAGGGCAGATAACGAGGGTATGCCTGTGCAAGGCCCTTCTTAATAACCCCCGTATACTCTTCCTGGACGAGCCTACCGCCAGCCTGGACCCTGACATAGCCGACAAGACCAGGACGCTCCTTAAAAAAATAAAAGTGGAGCATGGGCTTTCCATCCTGTACACCTCGCATAACATGAAAGAGATGGAAGAGATGTGCGACAGGGTCATATTCATGGACAAGGGGAGGATAATAGCCGCTGGCCGGCCCGAGAGCATCATCAAAAGGTTCGGAGGGAGAAGCCTCGAGGAGGTCTTCATCAAGATAGCGAGGCCCGGACAGTGA
- a CDS encoding permease: MEQLLFIALGGAAGVLSGLVGIGGGILVIPALVFFFGFSQHQAQGTTLAMMVPPIGILAAWAYWSQGYVDIKAAALLCAGFFLGGYFGGKFAASLPSFALEKVFGAVLLIVSLRMLFSK; this comes from the coding sequence ATGGAGCAGCTCCTTTTCATAGCCCTCGGAGGGGCCGCCGGGGTCTTAAGCGGCCTTGTAGGCATAGGCGGCGGGATACTCGTTATACCGGCACTTGTCTTTTTTTTCGGCTTCTCACAGCACCAGGCACAGGGCACTACCCTTGCCATGATGGTACCCCCCATCGGGATACTCGCGGCATGGGCGTACTGGAGCCAGGGGTACGTAGATATCAAGGCCGCTGCCCTTCTTTGCGCCGGGTTTTTCCTGGGCGGGTACTTCGGCGGTAAGTTCGCGGCCTCTTTGCCATCGTTTGCGCTGGAGAAGGTATTCGGGGCGGTGCTGCTCATCGTGTCGCTAAGGATGCTCTTCTCCAAATAG